In a single window of the Streptomyces sp. NBC_00285 genome:
- a CDS encoding response regulator, which translates to MGDDGVGEDVLRVVIADDQALVRTGFGMILAADGIEVTAEAADGAEAVAAVRRTRPDVVLMDIRMPVMDGIEATRRILAADTAGETRVIILTTYDLDHYVYAALTTGASGFLLKDVTPEHLVSAIRLVRSGDALLAPSITRRLIERFARREESLSSAGSHHDLSGLTPRELEVLRLLATGLSNAELAQRLVLSPTTVKTHIGRILSKLDLRDRVQAVVLAYESGLITPGGTADDTLRDT; encoded by the coding sequence TTGGGGGACGACGGGGTGGGAGAGGACGTGTTGCGGGTCGTCATCGCCGACGACCAGGCCCTGGTGCGGACCGGGTTCGGGATGATCCTGGCCGCGGACGGCATCGAGGTGACCGCGGAGGCGGCCGACGGCGCGGAGGCGGTCGCCGCGGTCCGGCGGACCCGCCCGGACGTCGTCCTCATGGACATCCGGATGCCGGTCATGGACGGCATCGAGGCCACCCGGCGGATCCTCGCCGCCGACACCGCGGGCGAGACCCGCGTGATCATCCTGACCACGTACGACCTCGACCACTACGTCTACGCCGCCCTCACCACGGGGGCCAGCGGCTTCCTCCTCAAGGACGTCACCCCCGAGCACCTGGTGTCCGCCATACGGTTGGTGCGGTCCGGCGACGCCCTGCTGGCGCCCTCGATCACGCGTCGGCTGATCGAGCGTTTCGCCCGCCGTGAGGAGTCCCTGTCCTCGGCCGGCTCGCACCACGACCTGTCCGGTCTGACGCCACGTGAGCTGGAGGTACTGCGGCTGCTGGCGACCGGACTCAGCAACGCGGAGCTCGCACAGCGGCTCGTCCTCAGTCCGACGACGGTCAAGACGCACATCGGGCGGATCCTGTCGAAGCTGGACCTGCGCGACCGCGTCCAGGCGGTCGTCCTCGCCTACGAGAGCGGGCTGATCACGCCGGGCGGTACCGCGGACGACACCCTCCGGGACACCTAG
- a CDS encoding DEAD/DEAH box helicase — MDHPDPAQPASVTQSAPAGSFAELNLPAEVLRTLTALGVHEPFPIQTATMPDALAGRDVLGRGRTGSGKTLAFGLPLLARTAGQRAESKQPLALVLVPTRELAQQVAEALAPYAEALRLRMATVVGGMSIGRQISALRDGAEVVVATPGRLHDLVERKACRLGRVRIAVIDEADQMCDLGFLPQVTEVLDQVRPDGQRMLFSATLDRDVDHLVAHYLRDPVVHSVDPAASAVTTMDHHVLVVHGPDRYAVTTEIAARDGRVLLFLDTKHAVDQLTRHLRASGVHAAALHSGKSQPQRTRTLAQFKDGRVTVLVATNVAARGLHIDDLDLVVNVDPPTDPKDYLHRAGRTARAGESGKVVTLVLSGERRETSRVMAEAGVEPTVTKVRSGEAELSRITGAKAPSGRPLDSGPAATRPKNTNTPFRGLGTSKDASGGAGGKSRKADEARKLAEARKAARTRRGG, encoded by the coding sequence ATGGACCACCCCGACCCCGCCCAGCCGGCGAGCGTTACTCAGTCGGCACCCGCCGGTTCCTTCGCCGAACTGAACCTTCCGGCCGAGGTACTGCGAACCCTCACCGCACTCGGCGTGCACGAGCCGTTCCCCATCCAGACGGCCACGATGCCCGACGCTCTCGCGGGACGCGACGTCCTGGGACGCGGGCGCACCGGGTCCGGGAAGACGCTCGCCTTCGGTCTGCCGCTGCTCGCGCGGACGGCCGGGCAGCGCGCTGAATCCAAGCAGCCCCTCGCCCTGGTCCTGGTGCCCACCCGGGAGCTGGCGCAGCAGGTGGCCGAGGCGCTCGCGCCGTACGCCGAGGCACTGCGGCTGCGCATGGCGACGGTGGTCGGAGGCATGTCGATCGGCCGGCAGATCTCCGCGCTGCGCGACGGGGCCGAGGTCGTCGTCGCCACCCCGGGCCGACTGCACGACCTCGTCGAGCGCAAGGCCTGCCGTCTGGGACGGGTACGGATCGCCGTCATCGACGAGGCCGACCAGATGTGCGACTTGGGCTTCCTGCCGCAAGTCACCGAGGTGCTCGACCAGGTGCGACCCGACGGTCAGCGGATGCTGTTCTCGGCCACTCTGGACCGCGACGTCGACCACCTCGTCGCCCACTACCTCCGCGATCCCGTCGTCCACTCGGTCGACCCGGCCGCGAGCGCGGTCACGACGATGGACCATCACGTCCTGGTCGTCCACGGCCCCGACCGGTACGCCGTCACCACGGAGATCGCCGCCCGCGACGGCCGCGTCCTGCTGTTCCTGGACACCAAGCACGCCGTCGACCAGCTCACCCGGCATCTGCGGGCCAGCGGGGTGCACGCCGCGGCCCTGCACAGCGGCAAGTCCCAGCCGCAACGCACGCGCACCCTCGCGCAGTTCAAGGACGGCCGGGTCACCGTCCTGGTGGCGACCAACGTCGCGGCCCGCGGCCTGCACATCGACGACCTCGATCTCGTCGTCAACGTCGACCCGCCCACCGATCCCAAGGACTATCTGCACCGCGCCGGCCGCACCGCCCGGGCGGGTGAGTCCGGAAAGGTCGTCACCCTGGTGCTGTCGGGCGAGCGTCGCGAGACGAGCCGGGTGATGGCCGAGGCCGGCGTCGAGCCGACCGTCACCAAGGTGCGGTCGGGCGAGGCGGAGCTGAGCCGCATCACCGGCGCCAAGGCTCCGTCCGGCAGGCCGCTCGACAGCGGGCCCGCCGCAACCCGGCCCAAGAACACCAACACCCCCTTCCGGGGCCTGGGCACCAGCAAGGACGCCTCCGGCGGGGCCGGTGGCAAGTCCCGCAAGGCCGACGAGGCCCGCAAGCTCGCCGAAGCCCGGAAGGCGGCCCGGACGCGTCGCGGCGGCTGA
- a CDS encoding L-threonylcarbamoyladenylate synthase: MAKYFDVHPDNPQPRTISQIAESVRSGALIAYPTDSCYALGCRLGSRDGIDRIRTIRNLDDRHHFTLVCQDFAQLGQFVRVDKDVFRAIKASTPGSYTFILPATKEVPRMLQHPKKKTVGVRIPDHVVTQALLAELGEPLLSSTLLLPDEEEPMTQGWEIKDRLDHVLDGVVDSGDCGTEPTTVIDFSGGEAEIVRHGAGDTSRFE, encoded by the coding sequence ATGGCGAAGTACTTCGACGTGCACCCCGACAACCCGCAGCCCCGCACCATCTCCCAGATCGCCGAGAGTGTCCGTTCGGGAGCGCTGATCGCGTATCCGACGGACTCCTGTTATGCGCTGGGATGCCGGCTGGGCAGCCGTGACGGCATCGACCGGATCCGGACCATCCGGAATCTGGACGACCGGCACCACTTCACCCTGGTCTGCCAGGACTTCGCGCAGCTCGGCCAGTTCGTACGGGTCGACAAGGACGTGTTCCGGGCCATCAAGGCGTCGACTCCGGGCAGTTACACCTTCATCCTCCCGGCGACGAAGGAGGTGCCGCGCATGCTCCAGCACCCGAAGAAGAAGACGGTCGGCGTGCGCATCCCCGACCACGTCGTCACGCAGGCACTGCTCGCCGAGCTCGGCGAGCCGCTCCTGTCGAGCACCCTGCTGCTGCCCGACGAGGAGGAACCGATGACCCAGGGCTGGGAGATCAAGGACCGCCTCGACCATGTCCTGGACGGGGTCGTCGACTCCGGGGACTGCGGCACCGAACCGACGACGGTGATCGACTTCTCGGGCGGCGAGGCGGAGATCGTGCGGCACGGGGCGGGTGACACCAGCCGGTTCGAGTAA
- a CDS encoding SDR family oxidoreductase has product MTTLIEHPVSAGPRPLALITGVGRTVGIGAAIAERLAASGWDIAFTYFNPYDARMTWGAEAGATEAIAGLLSEQGAATTAIEADLADPDTPARVFDEAERRLGPVTALVMSHCESVDSGLLDTTVESFDRHFAVNARATWLLIREFGRRFTAERGTGRIISLTSDHTVGNLPYGASKGAMDRITLAAAHELAHLGVTANAVNPGPVDTGWMSEETRAHCLDATPLGRLGTPQDTAHLVDFLCSPQGQWINGQLLKSNGGSA; this is encoded by the coding sequence GTGACGACACTCATCGAGCACCCCGTCTCCGCCGGCCCCCGCCCACTCGCACTGATCACCGGCGTGGGCCGCACCGTCGGCATCGGAGCCGCCATCGCCGAGCGGCTCGCGGCCTCAGGGTGGGACATCGCCTTCACCTACTTCAACCCGTACGACGCCCGCATGACGTGGGGCGCCGAAGCCGGCGCGACCGAGGCGATCGCCGGGCTCCTGTCCGAGCAGGGCGCGGCCACCACCGCGATCGAGGCGGACCTCGCCGACCCCGACACTCCGGCCCGGGTCTTCGATGAGGCGGAGCGGCGCCTCGGCCCCGTCACCGCGCTCGTCATGAGCCACTGCGAGTCCGTCGACTCCGGTCTGCTCGACACCACCGTCGAGAGCTTCGACCGGCACTTCGCCGTCAACGCGCGCGCAACCTGGCTGCTGATCCGCGAGTTCGGCCGCCGCTTCACCGCGGAACGGGGCACCGGCCGGATCATCAGCCTCACCAGCGACCACACCGTGGGCAATCTGCCGTACGGGGCGAGCAAGGGCGCCATGGACCGCATCACCCTGGCCGCCGCACACGAACTCGCCCACCTCGGCGTGACCGCCAACGCCGTCAACCCCGGCCCCGTCGACACCGGTTGGATGTCCGAGGAGACCAGGGCGCACTGTCTCGACGCCACTCCGCTCGGCCGCCTCGGAACCCCGCAGGACACGGCCCACCTCGTGGACTTCCTGTGCTCACCGCAAGGGCAGTGGATCAACGGGCAACTGCTCAAGAGCAACGGCGGATCGGCCTGA
- a CDS encoding ABC transporter ATP-binding protein, producing the protein MLVANGLVKSYGRHRALDGFDLTVEPCEIVGLIGHNGAGKTTFVEIVTGLVRPDAGRIRIGAYDALRSGRAARRLVGVAPQEPALYGSVPVRDNLRLFAGLAGLRGQQRDAAITQVLEELHLSALADRPVGVLSGGQRRRVQAATAMVGSPPLLLLDEPTAGADPETRSALLAAVRSRAEAGAAVVYTTHYLPELVDLDATLALARAGRVIARGTQEELTRNLPGELRVSFADPAEPDLRIPTTDPGADLAALLHSGRTPASVDVRRADLDDLYRSLESAVVDNAATESMEARDAAA; encoded by the coding sequence ATGCTCGTCGCGAACGGGTTGGTGAAGTCCTATGGCCGACATCGCGCACTCGACGGCTTCGACCTGACGGTCGAGCCCTGCGAGATCGTGGGTCTGATCGGCCACAACGGGGCCGGGAAGACGACCTTCGTCGAGATCGTCACCGGTCTCGTGCGGCCCGACGCGGGCCGGATCCGCATCGGGGCGTACGACGCGCTGCGGTCCGGGCGGGCCGCGCGGCGGCTCGTCGGAGTGGCGCCGCAGGAGCCCGCCCTGTACGGCAGCGTCCCGGTGCGGGACAACCTGCGGCTGTTCGCCGGGCTGGCGGGACTGCGCGGGCAGCAGCGGGACGCCGCGATCACACAGGTCCTGGAGGAGCTTCATCTGTCGGCCCTCGCGGACCGGCCCGTGGGAGTCCTGTCCGGCGGGCAGCGCCGTCGGGTCCAGGCGGCCACGGCGATGGTCGGCTCGCCACCGCTCCTGTTGCTGGACGAGCCGACCGCCGGGGCCGATCCGGAGACCCGCTCGGCCCTGCTGGCCGCCGTGAGATCCCGCGCCGAGGCCGGCGCCGCCGTCGTCTACACCACCCACTATCTGCCCGAACTCGTGGACCTGGATGCCACGTTGGCGCTCGCCCGGGCCGGTCGGGTCATCGCGCGCGGCACCCAGGAGGAGCTCACCCGAAATCTGCCCGGCGAGCTCAGGGTTTCCTTCGCCGACCCGGCCGAGCCCGACCTGCGGATACCGACGACGGATCCCGGTGCCGACCTGGCGGCCCTCCTCCACTCGGGCCGCACGCCCGCCTCGGTCGATGTGCGCCGTGCGGACCTGGACGACCTCTACCGATCCCTCGAATCCGCAGTGGTCGACAACGCAGCGACCGAGAGCATGGAGGCCCGTGATGCCGCCGCGTGA
- a CDS encoding SAM-dependent methyltransferase, producing MTDSVTTPGPAEHPKIDTSVPHSARIWNYWLGGKDNYPVDEAAGDAYTDVFPGIVTIARGSRAFLRRTITYLVSEAGIRQFLDVGTGLPTAQNTHEVAQGIAPEARIVYVDNDPMVLAHARALLYSTPEGATAYIDADATDADRILAAAAETLDFGRPVALVLNNILGHVADHDQARSIANRLMEALPSGSYLCVDDGSLGIDPVFEQAQDAYNKSGAAPYILRTVDQITRYFDGLELVEPGVVPVTQWRPEPGSSTPEVVAEHGGLARKP from the coding sequence ATGACCGACTCGGTGACGACACCCGGACCAGCGGAACATCCGAAGATCGACACCTCGGTGCCGCATTCGGCCAGGATCTGGAACTACTGGCTCGGCGGCAAGGACAACTACCCCGTGGACGAGGCGGCCGGCGACGCCTACACCGACGTCTTCCCCGGCATCGTCACCATCGCCCGCGGCAGCCGCGCCTTTCTGCGCCGCACCATCACCTATTTGGTCTCCGAGGCGGGAATCCGGCAGTTCCTGGACGTCGGCACCGGCCTTCCGACCGCCCAGAACACCCACGAGGTCGCCCAGGGGATCGCCCCCGAGGCCCGGATCGTCTACGTCGACAACGACCCGATGGTCCTGGCCCACGCGCGCGCCCTGCTCTACTCCACCCCCGAGGGTGCGACCGCCTACATCGACGCCGACGCGACGGATGCGGACCGCATCCTCGCGGCCGCCGCCGAGACGCTGGACTTCGGCCGCCCGGTCGCCCTCGTCCTCAACAACATCCTGGGCCATGTCGCCGACCACGATCAGGCCCGCTCGATCGCCAACCGGCTGATGGAAGCCTTGCCGTCGGGCAGCTACCTGTGCGTCGACGACGGTTCGCTCGGCATCGACCCGGTCTTCGAACAGGCCCAGGACGCCTACAACAAGAGTGGCGCCGCCCCGTACATCCTGCGCACGGTCGACCAGATCACCCGGTACTTCGACGGCCTGGAACTCGTGGAGCCCGGCGTCGTCCCGGTCACGCAATGGCGCCCGGAGCCTGGTTCGTCCACCCCGGAGGTCGTCGCCGAGCACGGCGGACTCGCCCGGAAGCCCTGA
- a CDS encoding TetR/AcrR family transcriptional regulator, whose translation MSGRREEILDAALAIADERGLEAVSMRALADRVGVTPMALYRHVKDKAALLDGMVGRLLSALLPSDPSQERTWDEQLSTLAHACRQVAQRHPWAAHLLFSRPAVTPDAVRAVDIIYLALIEAGVPEPEVPRLERLISTFVIGFAASEASGRFTPGALDPRDRRGQLKDSELPGHSRLGPYLDLPVDLTAEFEADLADILRLVVGAARGEE comes from the coding sequence ATGAGTGGCAGGCGGGAAGAGATCCTGGACGCGGCACTGGCCATCGCCGACGAGCGCGGCCTGGAAGCGGTGTCGATGCGCGCACTGGCCGACCGCGTCGGCGTCACGCCGATGGCGCTGTACCGGCACGTCAAGGACAAGGCGGCGTTGCTGGACGGCATGGTCGGTCGCCTGCTGTCGGCGTTGCTGCCGTCGGACCCGTCGCAGGAGCGAACCTGGGACGAACAGCTCAGCACCCTCGCGCACGCCTGCAGACAGGTGGCCCAACGTCACCCCTGGGCGGCGCACCTGCTCTTCTCACGCCCCGCCGTCACGCCGGACGCCGTGCGCGCGGTGGACATCATCTACCTGGCCCTGATCGAGGCCGGGGTCCCGGAACCGGAAGTGCCCCGCCTGGAGCGGCTGATCAGCACCTTCGTCATCGGCTTCGCCGCCTCCGAGGCATCGGGCCGCTTCACCCCCGGCGCCCTCGATCCGCGCGACCGCCGCGGTCAGCTTAAGGACAGCGAACTACCCGGCCACAGCAGGCTCGGGCCGTATCTGGATCTTCCCGTCGACCTCACCGCCGAGTTCGAGGCCGACCTGGCCGACATCCTGCGACTGGTGGTGGGAGCGGCGCGGGGGGAGGAGTAG
- a CDS encoding helix-turn-helix domain-containing protein has translation MAGRASGSGGSGAADAGSPAWAQELLDHLRPTGRDIRRIVAWLAETVDGTASLQDDTGTLVAGTRMPLDEGLVADILAGRIASAASADEDSHLRLVRVEHPNPPAAGVLAVARRAPFDRRDSDVLAHTAQVLELLLRARETTAAERRLRQATSDLRLAILQLLMVEDTVSARRVAAGLWPGLLDTDTACVYVLEGDASERDRLAQECLGVTGEHALVVRCPAMDGHVIIVTTVDAAGDDLCSLVGRNPGTLLGGSARQSLARTATAYGQAVSALAVARVRPDRAAVYAERNRPERLMDPVTLREWTAAVLRPLDTLAHHTRAELLVTTRLGLEFTAVSAAKILGVSRNTVRARMDRVESLLRTDFTDLTVRATVHLALSTQVSLADGQGGDGPRQVSARLGDLLAGPALETWAQELLGRLDSDGRDLRRTLRSWIAAGGNAERAAQALAVHAQTVREHVRSAEPVLERRLIASGSDLYEVVLAHLATGALDHPVLLRDDPGHPDTPVHG, from the coding sequence GTGGCAGGGCGGGCAAGCGGATCCGGAGGGAGCGGGGCGGCGGACGCCGGCTCCCCGGCGTGGGCTCAGGAGCTCCTCGACCATCTGCGGCCGACGGGACGCGACATCCGCCGGATCGTCGCCTGGCTCGCGGAGACGGTGGACGGCACGGCCTCACTCCAGGACGACACAGGAACCCTCGTCGCCGGAACGCGCATGCCGCTGGACGAGGGCCTGGTCGCGGACATCCTCGCGGGGCGCATCGCCTCCGCGGCCTCGGCCGACGAGGACAGTCACCTGCGCCTGGTCAGAGTCGAGCACCCGAACCCGCCGGCCGCCGGAGTGCTCGCGGTGGCCCGCCGGGCCCCGTTCGACCGGCGCGACTCCGACGTCCTCGCACACACCGCCCAGGTCCTCGAACTCCTGCTGCGCGCCCGGGAGACGACCGCGGCCGAGCGCCGGCTGCGGCAGGCCACGTCCGATCTGCGCCTGGCCATACTCCAGTTGCTCATGGTGGAGGACACCGTCTCGGCGCGCCGCGTCGCCGCGGGACTGTGGCCCGGCCTGCTCGACACGGACACGGCGTGCGTCTACGTCCTCGAAGGGGACGCCTCCGAACGCGACCGGCTCGCGCAGGAGTGCCTCGGCGTGACCGGCGAACACGCACTCGTGGTGCGCTGCCCGGCCATGGACGGCCACGTGATCATCGTGACCACCGTGGACGCCGCGGGCGATGACCTGTGCTCACTCGTCGGCCGCAACCCCGGCACCCTGCTCGGCGGCAGCGCCCGCCAGAGCCTCGCCCGGACCGCCACCGCATACGGGCAGGCGGTGAGCGCCCTCGCCGTGGCGCGTGTACGGCCGGACAGGGCGGCCGTCTACGCCGAACGCAACCGCCCCGAGCGCCTCATGGACCCCGTCACGCTGCGCGAGTGGACCGCCGCGGTACTGCGGCCGCTCGACACCCTGGCGCACCACACCCGGGCCGAACTGCTCGTCACCACACGCCTCGGGCTGGAGTTCACCGCAGTCAGCGCCGCGAAGATCCTCGGGGTCAGCCGCAACACCGTCCGTGCCCGGATGGACCGTGTCGAGTCCCTGCTGCGCACCGACTTCACCGATCTCACCGTCCGCGCGACCGTCCATCTGGCCCTGAGCACCCAGGTGAGCCTCGCGGACGGACAGGGCGGCGACGGGCCGCGGCAGGTGTCCGCCCGGCTGGGCGACCTGCTGGCCGGACCCGCGCTGGAGACCTGGGCGCAGGAACTGCTGGGGCGCCTGGACAGCGACGGCCGTGACCTGCGCCGCACCCTGCGCAGCTGGATCGCGGCCGGCGGCAACGCGGAACGGGCCGCGCAGGCGCTGGCCGTCCACGCGCAGACCGTGCGCGAACACGTCCGCAGCGCCGAACCCGTCCTGGAACGCCGGCTGATCGCCTCCGGCAGTGACCTCTACGAGGTCGTCCTGGCCCATCTGGCCACCGGCGCCCTCGATCACCCCGTCCTGCTTCGGGACGATCCGGGTCATCCGGACACACCTGTGCACGGGTGA
- a CDS encoding ABC transporter permease, producing MPPRESATRLGVLVRHNALLMLREPGPLLSRMILPLVFMTLLRPLYLSAQGRVAGTEQAVVGTLVTFSLLALSISGNAILTERLGHTWDRLRGTTLHPAELLLGKAVPVLTALLAQQLVIVAFGAWVFGLRVPHPFLLLGVLLSWSCALLGLGALLGVVVRSMGELSAAYDIGGMLLSSVGGALVPLSVLPAWVADVAPASPGYWAAHGLRAALAGDAGTSATACGTLIGVAVVCATLASVRLQGRSGRVVAL from the coding sequence ATGCCGCCGCGTGAGTCCGCGACCCGCCTCGGCGTCCTCGTACGCCACAACGCGCTGTTGATGCTGCGCGAACCCGGCCCGCTGCTGAGCCGGATGATCCTGCCGCTGGTCTTCATGACCCTGCTGCGCCCGCTCTACCTGTCCGCGCAGGGCCGCGTGGCCGGTACCGAACAGGCGGTCGTCGGCACGCTGGTCACCTTCTCGCTGCTCGCGCTCAGCATCTCCGGAAACGCGATCCTCACCGAACGGCTCGGCCACACCTGGGACCGACTGCGCGGCACGACGCTGCATCCGGCGGAGCTGCTGCTCGGCAAGGCCGTCCCCGTCCTCACCGCCCTGCTCGCCCAGCAACTCGTGATCGTCGCCTTCGGGGCGTGGGTGTTCGGGCTGCGCGTTCCGCATCCGTTCCTGCTGCTGGGCGTCCTGCTCAGCTGGAGCTGTGCGCTGCTCGGCCTCGGGGCGCTGCTGGGCGTCGTGGTCCGCAGCATGGGCGAGCTCTCGGCCGCCTACGACATCGGCGGCATGCTCCTCAGCAGCGTCGGCGGGGCGCTCGTCCCGCTCAGCGTGCTGCCTGCCTGGGTCGCGGACGTGGCCCCCGCATCCCCCGGCTACTGGGCCGCACACGGCCTGCGCGCCGCGCTCGCAGGCGACGCCGGTACCTCGGCGACGGCCTGCGGCACGCTCATCGGCGTAGCAGTGGTCTGCGCGACCCTGGCCTCGGTCCGCCTGCAAGGTCGCAGCGGGCGGGTGGTGGCGCTCTAG
- a CDS encoding dienelactone hydrolase family protein, whose product MTSVQGTAVDISTEDGTADAYLVHPVDGVPRPAVLLYQDAFGLRPHLRSMADRLAEAGYTVLVPNVFYRHGRAPVIELPEFIDPAARPEIFGQIGPIMQSLTPELAMRDADAYLRWLADRPEVADGPAAVTGYCMGARLALRTAAAYPDRVAAMAGFHGGGLATDEPDSPHLASEHITAEVYFGHADEDASMPPEQMERLDAALSAAGVRHRSEVYPGARHGYTQADTSAYDAEGAERHWVALLDLLKRTF is encoded by the coding sequence ATGACCTCCGTACAGGGAACCGCGGTCGACATCTCCACCGAGGACGGCACCGCCGACGCCTATCTCGTCCACCCCGTCGACGGGGTGCCCCGCCCGGCGGTTCTGCTCTACCAGGACGCGTTCGGACTGCGCCCCCATCTCAGGTCGATGGCGGACCGGCTCGCCGAGGCCGGCTACACGGTCCTGGTGCCCAACGTGTTCTACCGGCATGGGCGCGCGCCGGTCATCGAACTGCCCGAGTTCATAGACCCCGCCGCGCGGCCGGAGATCTTCGGGCAGATCGGTCCGATCATGCAGTCGCTGACGCCCGAACTCGCGATGCGGGACGCCGACGCGTATCTGCGCTGGCTGGCGGACCGCCCGGAGGTCGCCGACGGCCCGGCAGCCGTAACGGGCTACTGCATGGGCGCACGGCTGGCCCTGCGCACCGCCGCCGCGTATCCGGACCGGGTGGCCGCGATGGCCGGTTTCCACGGCGGCGGCCTGGCGACCGACGAACCGGACAGCCCGCACCTGGCGTCCGAGCACATCACCGCCGAGGTGTACTTCGGTCACGCCGACGAGGACGCCTCGATGCCTCCCGAGCAGATGGAGCGTCTCGACGCCGCATTGTCGGCGGCCGGGGTCCGCCACCGGTCCGAGGTGTACCCCGGCGCCCGCCACGGTTACACCCAGGCCGACACCTCCGCGTACGACGCCGAGGGCGCCGAGCGCCACTGGGTCGCGCTGCTCGACCTGCTCAAGCGCACGTTCTAG
- a CDS encoding class I SAM-dependent methyltransferase: MADEEHGQPAAAVFDALGLTYEKAFAHSEAHRESLDWLLGRLAPGSRVLDVGSGTGRPTASTLAGAGHEVLGVDVSPVMVDLATRQVPGATFRNADIREVPLEDGSFDAVCVYFSLLQMDRADQSEVLTRLARAVRPGGSLVLATVPADVEDFAIEFMGRPVRATSFAAEDVVAVARAAGLTVESEQHLEFTPDHPDGATEPHVFLYCTLPA, translated from the coding sequence GTGGCAGACGAGGAGCACGGGCAGCCGGCGGCGGCGGTGTTCGACGCACTGGGGCTCACGTACGAGAAGGCGTTCGCGCATTCCGAGGCGCACCGGGAGTCGCTGGACTGGCTGCTCGGCCGGCTCGCGCCCGGCAGCCGTGTCCTGGACGTCGGCAGCGGCACCGGCCGGCCCACCGCGTCGACACTGGCGGGCGCGGGCCACGAAGTACTGGGAGTGGACGTCTCCCCCGTCATGGTGGACCTGGCGACCCGCCAGGTTCCGGGGGCCACGTTCCGCAACGCCGACATCCGCGAAGTGCCGCTGGAGGACGGGTCGTTCGACGCGGTGTGCGTGTACTTCTCGCTGCTCCAGATGGACCGCGCGGACCAGTCTGAGGTGCTGACGCGGCTGGCGCGGGCCGTGCGGCCGGGAGGCAGTCTGGTGCTCGCGACCGTGCCCGCGGACGTGGAGGACTTCGCGATCGAGTTCATGGGCCGACCCGTCCGAGCCACCAGCTTCGCCGCCGAGGACGTCGTGGCCGTGGCGCGCGCCGCGGGTCTCACGGTGGAGTCCGAGCAGCACCTGGAGTTCACCCCGGACCACCCCGACGGCGCCACCGAGCCGCACGTGTTCCTGTACTGCACGCTTCCTGCCTGA
- a CDS encoding flavodoxin family protein, with product MATLLIVHHTPSPNCQAMFEAVVSGATAPEIEDVRVVRRAALSASASDVLEADGYLLGTPANLGYMSGALKHFFDQVYYPCLDETRGRPFGIYLHGGNDVTGALRGVETIATGLGWRRAAEPVTVTGEPAKADIEACWELGATVAAGLMS from the coding sequence GTGGCCACCTTGCTGATCGTCCATCACACGCCCTCGCCCAACTGCCAGGCGATGTTCGAGGCCGTCGTCTCCGGTGCGACGGCACCGGAGATCGAGGACGTCCGCGTCGTGCGTCGTGCGGCCCTGTCCGCCAGCGCCTCGGACGTCCTGGAGGCGGACGGCTACCTGCTCGGCACCCCGGCCAACCTCGGCTACATGTCCGGCGCGCTCAAGCACTTCTTCGACCAGGTCTACTATCCCTGCCTCGACGAGACGCGCGGCCGGCCGTTCGGCATCTACCTGCACGGTGGGAACGACGTCACCGGCGCCCTGCGGGGCGTCGAGACGATCGCCACCGGCCTCGGATGGCGCCGCGCGGCCGAACCGGTGACGGTCACCGGCGAACCGGCCAAGGCCGACATCGAGGCGTGCTGGGAGCTGGGGGCGACGGTTGCGGCCGGGCTGATGTCCTAG